From Pseudomonas sp. B21-028, one genomic window encodes:
- the fpr gene encoding ferredoxin-NADP reductase translates to MSNMNHERVLSVHHWNDTLFSFKCTRDPGLRFENGQFVMIGLQQPNGRPLMRAYSIASPNWEEHLEFFSIKVPDGPLTSQLQHLKEGDEIIISKKPTGTLVLDDLKPGKHLYLLSTGTGLAPFMSVIQDPETYERFEKVILCHGVRYVNEVAYREFITEHLPQNEFFGEALRDKLIYYPTVTREPFENEGRLTDLMRSGKLFRDIGLPPINPQDDRAMLCGSPSMLDETSEVLNSFGLTVSPRMREPGDYLIERAFVEK, encoded by the coding sequence ATGAGCAACATGAACCACGAGCGTGTCCTCAGTGTTCATCACTGGAACGACACTCTGTTCAGCTTCAAGTGCACCCGCGATCCGGGCCTGCGCTTCGAGAACGGTCAGTTCGTGATGATCGGCCTGCAACAGCCCAATGGCCGCCCGCTCATGCGTGCCTACTCGATCGCCAGCCCGAACTGGGAAGAGCATCTCGAGTTCTTCAGCATCAAGGTGCCTGATGGCCCGCTGACTTCCCAGTTGCAGCATCTGAAGGAAGGCGACGAGATCATCATCAGCAAGAAACCTACCGGCACCCTGGTGCTGGACGACCTCAAGCCTGGCAAACACCTGTACCTGCTCAGCACCGGTACTGGCCTGGCGCCGTTCATGAGCGTCATCCAGGATCCGGAAACCTACGAGCGTTTCGAAAAAGTGATCCTGTGCCACGGCGTGCGTTACGTCAATGAAGTCGCCTACCGCGAATTCATCACCGAGCACCTGCCGCAGAACGAATTCTTTGGTGAAGCGCTGCGCGACAAGCTGATCTACTACCCGACCGTGACCCGCGAGCCGTTCGAGAACGAAGGTCGCCTGACCGACCTGATGCGCAGCGGCAAGTTGTTCCGCGACATCGGCCTGCCGCCGATCAACCCGCAGGACGACCGCGCCATGCTGTGCGGCAGCCCGAGCATGCTGGATGAAACCAGCGAAGTGCTCAACAGCTTCGGCCTGACCGTTTCTCCGCGTATGCGCGAGCCGGGTGACTACCTGATCGAGCGGGCGTTCGTAGAGAAGTAA